The Alkalihalophilus pseudofirmus nucleotide sequence CAACAACTTTAGTCAGCCATGGATGACCGTTGTAAACCGTTTGGACATGAACACCGTCACTTATCACATCCACTTCTCCTGTCACAACTGCTACACAAGAAAACTGTTTTGCTGCAAGCTTAGCAAGTTCTATCGTATCACCTTCCATCGCTCCGTCAACACCTTTTACAGAAGCTTCTACTCCTACAAGAGATGCAACTTCCCCAGCATTTCCACGAAGAACGGTAATATCTACTTCTTTTAAGATCTTAAGACTCGCTTCTGTTCGAAACGACGTCGCCCCTGCTCCAACCGGATCTAATACGACCGGAACTCCAGCTTGATTTGCTGCCTTTCCAGCTATGATCATTGCTTCTACTTCTTCTGTTGATAGTGTTCCTATGTTTAATAATAGGCCGCCTGCCACCTGGGCTAGGTCGGCTGCTTCTTCTTTCGCATACGCCATAACAGGAGAAGCACCGAGTGCGAGTAATCCGTTAGCAGTAAAGTTTGTAACCACCACATTTGTCATACAGTGAATAAGCGGGTTTTCTGTTTTAATTCGTTCTAACAGCATGTCATTACTTCCCTTCGATAAATAGTTGGGTTTGAGAAAATCTTACCTTTTTTTATTTATGAAAACAAATTTAATATTTTTTTAGTTTGAGACGTTTAAAGTGTGCCCGATTGGTCATACTAGGTATTACAATCGTATTCCCCCATAATTGAGGCAAGAGCGCCATGCTCTTGCCTCCTTTTTTATGTTAAAGAGCTGCTCCTCTAAAAGTGAGGAGCAGCTCTTCTGATGTAGATACGTTGCTTTGGCTAGTGAAACGGTGCAATTACTCTCTGAAAAGATACAATTCCGCTGTGCCTTGACGCAATATATGTTTTAACTGACGCAATTAGTGGAGAAAGACGCAAATAAACCTTTAACCGACGCAATTGCGCGAGTAAGGAGCGCAATCATCTTAGTAACAGACGCATAAATACCCTGAAAACTTACCATTGTTCAAGACCTCAACTATTACACAACTTCTATCAGCTTAAAACTGTTTTAAAAACCGGCCGATCCGCTCAACCGACTGTTCGAGATTTTCCATAGACGTTGCATAGGAGCAACGAATATGCCCCTCGCCGCCTTCACCGAAAACATGTCCAGGAACAACAGCGACTCGCTCTTCTAGCAAAAGCTTTTCTGCAAACTGTTCAGATGTTAGGCCTGTTTTTTCAATCGACGGGAAAGCATAGAAGGCACCGCCTGGCGTGTGACATTCCAATCCAATTTCAGAAAAAGATTTAACAAAATAATTACGACGCTGCTTATAGGACTGCTTCATGCGGTATACATCATCCATACCGGTCTTCAGTGCCTCTAGCGCACCGTACTGTGCCATCGTCGGTGCACACATAAGGCTGTATTGGTGGATTTTCAGCATTGCACTAAGCAAGTCTTTTGGGGCACATACAAAGCCAAGACGCCATCCTGTCATGGCAAATGCTTTTGAAAACCCTGAAATGATGACCGTTCTCTCTTTCATTCCTTCAAGACTCGAAAAGGCTACATGCTCTTCGTCATAGGTCAACTCGGCATAGATCTCATCTGAGAATACTAATAGATCATGGCGTTCAGCCAGCTCGGCAATCTCTTTTAATTCTTCCTGATTCATTGTAGAGCCAGTTGGGTTATTTGGGAAACAGAGCATCATAGCTTTCGTTCGGTCTGTGATGGCAGCTTCAATTTGAGCAGCGGTCACTTTAAAATCAGTATCAATATTCGTCCCTACTGCCACAGGCACCCCGCCTGCCATCGATACTAAAGGCGCATACGATACGAAACTCGGCTCAACGACAATGACTTCATCGCCTTCATCTACTATTGCTCTCATCCCGACATCGATGGCTTCACTTGCCCCTACAGTTACCAAAATCTCTGATTCAGGATCGTAATCAACAGAGAAGCGAGAAGTCATATAATTAGAGATTGCTTCTCTTAATTCAATGATGCCCGCATTGGCTGAGTAAGCAGTGAAACCGCGCTCCATCGAAGAAATACTTGCTTCACGTACGTTCCAGGGTGTCACAAAATCAGGCTCCCCAACACCAAGTGAAATGATATTATCCATACTTGATGCAAGGTCGAAAAATCGTCTTATGCCTGATGGCTGGATGGATTGCACTTTTTTAGATAAACGTTTGTTTACTTGTTTGGTTGTCATGGTGCCACCACAATTCGGCGATCTTCTTCTCCTTCTCCAAAGACCACGCCATCATGTTTATATTTCTTCAGCTGAAAATGCGTTGTTGTGGATAAAACAGAATCTACAGTTGAAAGCTTCTCTGAAACAAAGCGTGCAATCTCAGACATCGTTTTCCCTTCAATAACTACCGATAAATCATACGCACCAGACATTAAGTACAAAGCTTTCACTTCAGGAAAACGATAAATCCGCTCCGCTACTTGATCAAAACCTACTCCGCGCTGGGGAGTCACCTTAACATCGATCATCGCCGTGACCCCTTCATTTTGATCCACTTTGCTCCAGTCAATTACCGCAGAGTAGCTTAAAATAATGTGATCATCCTCAAGCTTCTTCAAGAGCCCCTTTACTTCTTCTTCAGAAGCATCTACCATTTTAGCTAAGGTCGGTATGGAAACGCGGCCATTTTCTTCTATAATATGCAAAATATCAATTGCTTTACTCTCCATCTCTCTCTATCTCCTTTCGCTTATAGCGCATGGATTGGTTCAATTTTGTTTATCATAACATATTAGCTATTTTTCGATACGTTTTTCACATAAAATTCTGAATAAATCTACACAAAGGAGTGCTTGTATAAATGGAACTATCTAATTCATCAAATAACCGAACAGCTCTTTTAATTATAGATATGATCAGCGACTTTGAATTTGAGGATTCGGAGCTGTTAATCAAACATGCTATGCCTGTTGCGAAAAATATTGCAGCTCTTAAAAAGAGAGCAAACGAAGCTCATATTCCTGTCATTTACGTCAATGATAATTACGGAAAATGGCAATCTGATTTCAGACATTTAGTTGCTCACTGCCTTGAACACGATGTAAAGGGCCGTCCTATTGTTGAAATCCTCCATCCTGACGAAGAGAAGGATTATTTCGTCTTAAAGCCTAAGTTCTCAGGCTTTTTTGCAACACCTCTAAATCTACTATTGGAACATTTAAATGTGGATACCCTTATCCTAACTGGAGTTGCGGGTAATATGTGTGTACTCTTTACAGCTAATGATGCTTATATGCATGACTACAAAATATATGTACCAAGCGATTGCTCTGGATCTAATACAGCAGAAGCGAATACGGAAGCCCTTCATCTGATGCAGAATGTGGCGAAAGCAGATATTACACCGTCTGTCGATTTGGTTTTGCCGCTTAAATAGGATTATTTTTAGATAAAAAAGAAAGCCTGCCATTATTTAATGACAGGCTTTCTCCATTTTTATTTCGACTCCCATTTCTCATTAAAAATAAGACTTTCCAGCTCGCGGCGTTTCTCCCAGCCGGAGGATTGTAGAATTGGTTTGTCTGGATAGTTGTCGGTATATCCAATGGACAATAGAGCAATTGGCTCAATATGAGGCGGGATGTTAAGAATATCGCGAATATCATTCTTTTTATAAAAGCTTACCCACCCTAGAGCAAGACCTTCTGCGGTTGCGGCAAGCCACATGTTCTGAATCGCACAAGCAGTTGAGAGAATATCCGTCTCTGGAATAGAGTTACGGCCAAGTACGTGAGAGCCGCCTCGAGTCGGGTCACATGTCACGCAAATCGTCACAGGCGCTTGCTTTAATCCCTCAATTTTAAGTGATAAGAATTTTTGATGGCGATCATCTTTATTCTCATAATGAATAGCCAGCGCACGACGCTCTTTATTAGCCGCCCAAGCAAGCTTTTCTTTCACTTCATCACTTTGTACAACAACAAAATTCCACGGCTGCATAAAGCCAACAGACGGACCTTGGTGTCCAGCCTCAATGATCCGTTGAATTTTCTCCTCTTCTACTGGAGCAGACAAGAATGTTCTTACGTCACGGCGAGTTGCTATTACTTTATAAATTGAATCTTTTTCTTCTTGGTTAAACATTTCATTTATATCCTTATTAGACTTATCATTATTAGACACGATAAAACTCCCCCTTGCTTTCTATATTTCCACAAATAATCATTACTTCTATTCTATGATCAAATGGATCTTTGAGCTAGCTTTTTTTATTCAAAATGAAAACCCTCGCATTACATGCGAGAGTTATTATCTAACCGGTAAACAATGGCTTCATATGGTCTAAGTTTAATTTCATCACTTGCTGGCAGCTCGTTTACGTAATTACTAATGACCACTTCTGCTGCCTTTCTATTTCCTAAATCAAACGTTGTCTCTTCACCGTAAAAATTACAGATGACAATAAGTTGGTCGCCGTTTAACTCCCTTTCATAGGCAAATACAGACGGATGATCGGCATCTAGCAGTTGATACTTTCCATAAACAATGACTTCATGCTGTCTTCTTAATTGGATCAGCTTCTTGTAATAGTGGAAAATAGAATCCTTGTCTTCTAATGCCTGCTCCACATTTATGTTTTGATAATTTGGGTTTACGTCGATCCAAGGCGTGCCTGTTGTAAATCCAGCCTTTTCCTCAGCACTCCACTGCATTGGCGTACGTGCATTGTCACGGCTTTTCACATATATGGCTGGCATTATATCCACAGGCCTCATCCCTTTTTCTTCAACCATTTCGCGGTAATGATTCAGCGTTTCAATATCACGATAGTCTTCAATCGAATCAAAATGGATATTGGTCATGCCAATCTCTTCGCCTTGATAGATGTACGGCGTCCCTTTCATCATATGAAGGAGCGTAGCAAGCATCGTTGCAGACTCTCTGTGATAGTGGGTGTCATCCCCAAAACGAGAGACAGTTCGGGGCTGATCATGGTTGCTCCAATATAAGCTGTTCCACCCAGAATTCGCTAACTCCTCTTGCCATTTGGAAAGATTATTTTTTAAATCACGTAATTCCAGTTCCTTCAATTCCCACTTTGGTCTGCCCTTATGTTTATCAAGGCCCATATGTTCAAACTGAAAGACCATATTTAACTCTTGACGCTCGACCGCTGTATATTTAATTGCTTCTTCTGGAGTGACTTTCGGACATTCTCCAACTGTCATAATATCGTACTTAGATAATACTTCCTCATTCATTTCACGTAAGTAATCATGAACCCCTGGCAGATTAAACTGATACGCCTCAGCTTCAGCGTCCTCTTTTTGATACGCATCATAACTTGGCAGAATTTCTTTTTTGGAGATCATATTTATGACATCCATTCGAAAACCATCCACACCCTTATCAAGCCAAAAACGCATCATCTCATATACATCTTGACGCACCTGTTCATTTTCCCAATTTAGATCAGGCTGCTTTCTTGAGAACATATGCAGGAAATACTCATCTGTCTCTTTATCATATTCCCACGCTGAGCCGCCGAAAGAGGCAATCCAATCAGTCGGGGGTTCATCCCCTTTTCCCGGCCGCCAAATATAGTAATCACGGTAAGGGTTGTCTTTAGATGAACGAGATTCTGCAAACCAGTGATGCTCATCAGATGTGTGATTTACGACTAAATCCATGACAAGCTTAATACCGCGTTTATGCATTTCATCTAATAATTGATCCCAGTCTTCCATTGTCCCGAAGTCATCCATAATTGCTTTGTAGTCACTAATATCATAGCCGTTATCATCATTAGGCGATTCGTACACCGGTGAAAGCCAGACAACATTAATCCCGAGTTCAGTTAGATAATCAAGCTTCGAAATGATTCCTTTAATATCTCCTATTCCGTCCCCGTTGCTGTCATAAAAGCTGCGCGGATAGATTTGATAAACGACACTTTCTTTCCACCATTGTTTGTCCATTTCTGCACCTGCTTTTTGTTTATTCTAGATTAGTATGTATTTCATCCTGCCATTTTATCGATTATTGCTAACAGATTCAACCGGCACGAAAAAGAGCATGAGGTTCTCCCCATGCTCTTCATCACTTAAGCAAATACTTCACGCAAGCTTGCTTTATCCTGTTCTAACCAGTATTCCATCAGTTTCTTTGCACCTTTTAGATCATGAAGCTTCGCTTGTCCGCACTGCTTCTCAGTCGCAGCCGGGACCTCATCAAGTTCAATAGAATACTTCATCGTTTTCTCAAGAACATCAATAATCTCATCAACCGAAGGCGCCCCGCTCATAATTAAGTAGAAACCTGTTTGACAGCCCATTGGTGAGAGGTCAATCACATCAAAATGGTCATAGTCTTCGGCAAAGCGGCGAACATTCAGCGCAAGTAAATGCTCCATCGTATGGATGACATTAGGCTTCATCGCTTGCTTATTAGGCTGAAAAAAACGGATATCAAATTTATTAATTTCCCCGTCAGTTCCTACATCATGACGCCCGCAATGTCTGACAAAAGGTGCTTTTACAATCGTATGGTCTAACTCAAAACTCTCTACAGTCGGCACACTGATCACTCCTTGTTAATTGCTTTAATCTAGCAGTTGACTACAGTATAACGAATGAAAAGTGAGAAGTCTAAACATTTACGAGAATTTTCTGATTATATGACTATTGTTTCCGTTCTTTAGTGACTGTTTGTTTCAATGATACCCCATTACGATCAACAAACTCACTAACCTCTTGTTCAAATGAATGCGGCTTAAAACGATGAATTTTCATCTGCTGACCTGACTTGCCCGTAACAATGAAAATGACTTTCGATCCTGCAATAATTTGATGGACATTTGTAATCTCCATTGCTTGCAATTGTTTCGTCCGAACCTTCACACCAGCTACTTTTATTATCATTACAAG carries:
- the thiM gene encoding hydroxyethylthiazole kinase; its protein translation is MLLERIKTENPLIHCMTNVVVTNFTANGLLALGASPVMAYAKEEAADLAQVAGGLLLNIGTLSTEEVEAMIIAGKAANQAGVPVVLDPVGAGATSFRTEASLKILKEVDITVLRGNAGEVASLVGVEASVKGVDGAMEGDTIELAKLAAKQFSCVAVVTGEVDVISDGVHVQTVYNGHPWLTKVVGTGCLLGAVVAAFISVSKDDIPNACREAAAYYGIASERAFAETNEQGIGSFQQAFLNQLNKLTDADVKQLTRTEK
- a CDS encoding aminotransferase; protein product: MTTKQVNKRLSKKVQSIQPSGIRRFFDLASSMDNIISLGVGEPDFVTPWNVREASISSMERGFTAYSANAGIIELREAISNYMTSRFSVDYDPESEILVTVGASEAIDVGMRAIVDEGDEVIVVEPSFVSYAPLVSMAGGVPVAVGTNIDTDFKVTAAQIEAAITDRTKAMMLCFPNNPTGSTMNQEELKEIAELAERHDLLVFSDEIYAELTYDEEHVAFSSLEGMKERTVIISGFSKAFAMTGWRLGFVCAPKDLLSAMLKIHQYSLMCAPTMAQYGALEALKTGMDDVYRMKQSYKQRRNYFVKSFSEIGLECHTPGGAFYAFPSIEKTGLTSEQFAEKLLLEERVAVVPGHVFGEGGEGHIRCSYATSMENLEQSVERIGRFLKQF
- a CDS encoding Lrp/AsnC family transcriptional regulator, translating into MESKAIDILHIIEENGRVSIPTLAKMVDASEEEVKGLLKKLEDDHIILSYSAVIDWSKVDQNEGVTAMIDVKVTPQRGVGFDQVAERIYRFPEVKALYLMSGAYDLSVVIEGKTMSEIARFVSEKLSTVDSVLSTTTHFQLKKYKHDGVVFGEGEEDRRIVVAP
- a CDS encoding cysteine hydrolase family protein gives rise to the protein MELSNSSNNRTALLIIDMISDFEFEDSELLIKHAMPVAKNIAALKKRANEAHIPVIYVNDNYGKWQSDFRHLVAHCLEHDVKGRPIVEILHPDEEKDYFVLKPKFSGFFATPLNLLLEHLNVDTLILTGVAGNMCVLFTANDAYMHDYKIYVPSDCSGSNTAEANTEALHLMQNVAKADITPSVDLVLPLK
- the bluB gene encoding 5,6-dimethylbenzimidazole synthase; amino-acid sequence: MFNQEEKDSIYKVIATRRDVRTFLSAPVEEEKIQRIIEAGHQGPSVGFMQPWNFVVVQSDEVKEKLAWAANKERRALAIHYENKDDRHQKFLSLKIEGLKQAPVTICVTCDPTRGGSHVLGRNSIPETDILSTACAIQNMWLAATAEGLALGWVSFYKKNDIRDILNIPPHIEPIALLSIGYTDNYPDKPILQSSGWEKRRELESLIFNEKWESK
- a CDS encoding glycoside hydrolase family 13 protein — its product is MDKQWWKESVVYQIYPRSFYDSNGDGIGDIKGIISKLDYLTELGINVVWLSPVYESPNDDNGYDISDYKAIMDDFGTMEDWDQLLDEMHKRGIKLVMDLVVNHTSDEHHWFAESRSSKDNPYRDYYIWRPGKGDEPPTDWIASFGGSAWEYDKETDEYFLHMFSRKQPDLNWENEQVRQDVYEMMRFWLDKGVDGFRMDVINMISKKEILPSYDAYQKEDAEAEAYQFNLPGVHDYLREMNEEVLSKYDIMTVGECPKVTPEEAIKYTAVERQELNMVFQFEHMGLDKHKGRPKWELKELELRDLKNNLSKWQEELANSGWNSLYWSNHDQPRTVSRFGDDTHYHRESATMLATLLHMMKGTPYIYQGEEIGMTNIHFDSIEDYRDIETLNHYREMVEEKGMRPVDIMPAIYVKSRDNARTPMQWSAEEKAGFTTGTPWIDVNPNYQNINVEQALEDKDSIFHYYKKLIQLRRQHEVIVYGKYQLLDADHPSVFAYERELNGDQLIVICNFYGEETTFDLGNRKAAEVVISNYVNELPASDEIKLRPYEAIVYRLDNNSRM
- a CDS encoding S-ribosylhomocysteine lyase, producing MPTVESFELDHTIVKAPFVRHCGRHDVGTDGEINKFDIRFFQPNKQAMKPNVIHTMEHLLALNVRRFAEDYDHFDVIDLSPMGCQTGFYLIMSGAPSVDEIIDVLEKTMKYSIELDEVPAATEKQCGQAKLHDLKGAKKLMEYWLEQDKASLREVFA